The window GAGGTAACTTCCACGACTGGAATGGTCAAATTACTATGATTTCACCCAATTGCCTGTGTCTATATTTGTTCGGTATCTGATTGGTAACATGCTGGTTTGAAAATTGTGCTGGAAGTTTCACCATTATTTTCCCTTTGGCTATAATGCTCTCATATTTGGCCTTCTCTTGTTGGCATTCTCATATTTGGAGCATCCACAGTTTTATACTAGAAATTCTTGTCCATATTCAGTCAGTATGATTCTTTATTTGCTAGAATTTCAAATCATGAAATTGTACCTCAATAATTGTTTGTAATTTTCATATAGTTTTGTATATGTTTGCCATGGGTGTACAGTCGTGAGTGCTTTTGTAACATCATGTGGTTGGATTGGTTGTGGCTTTTACTCCTCACATTGCTTGCCGGGGAATAACGTTGACTGACTTAACACCATTTTTGTGGTTCAGAAGATGTATTTTTTGTTGGTAAGAAGAGTCCTGCCTagtgttttaaaatttaaaatttagctTTCCCTCATCAGCATCCATAGTGAAGGTTCAGTTGCtatattaaaacaaaatgcTTTTGGTGCTCGTGAAACCAATCAACTCTCCATCGCAAATggcataaaaacaaaattgaaattaggATGGATACTTGGTGCTATAATGCTCAGATGCACTGAAGCAAAGCACCTTTCAAAGCGCATAAATGGGGAATCAAAGAAGCATTTGCTTTTCCGGATCTTTCCTGCTTTTGCCAAAAATAATTCTGAGATTCATAGGTGTTAGACCATTGATCAGACTCCTTAGGCTGATGTTTCAGGGTGGGACCCTGAAACTTCGCAAACTCTGCATCCTGCATGTGGTATGACTGCTCACTTTCCACCAGCTAATCGATTAGATCCTGACGAAATGCAACTCTAGctgattaaaggaaaaagtaaatttataaagttatttttgttGATGAAATAACCAACAAATACTAGTCAACATTTACATTGTAATACATCCGACTACCACTCATCATATTCAAGATTTATCTAAACGtaaaagaacagaaaaaaataaaaataaaaaaaggggtGGGGTGAGGggtttaaaatttgaaaatgaaatgaaaaacaaatgaacATATTGATCAAGCCTAAGTTTCCAGATCAAACTCGACTATGGCTCTGTTTGCTTCACCTCTCTAATCTTCCTTTCTTAAGGGGAAACAGAGGAGGCAGTGCGCTGCTTTTCACTTGTGTGCAAATGGGCACATTTATCATTGGCCTTATCCTAATGCTTGCTGATCTTGTTCTTTCCAACCCTTTCTTTATCCTCTTCACATGCTTATCTCGATTCCCAGAcccttcttttccttcttctgcTGTAGCTATGTCAGCCAGCGAGCTCGAAGAAGACGATgttgaagaggaagaagaCGATGGGGATAAAGAAGAAGCGCGCTGCTTCTTCAGCCTCAGCAACTCTTTCCACAATACAGTACATTTCGGTGGCCTTGGAGATGGGTCATCGTCCACAAACCAACTCACCCTACTCTCCTCCTTGTTAACTTCTTCCTCCCCTTCCTCTTCAGAAGCTTTGGTTTTAAGGCTGATTTTGTTGAGCTTCTCGGAATGCTGCATTTGCCAAAAGGGAAGCAGCTTTCCTTCAAAGAAAAGCTCGTCCGCTGTCAACATGGCATGGCTGCTCACGTTGCTTGAAAGGAACTCAAATTCTGCAGCTCTTGCCTTGTCTTTCTCCCACTCCTTGGCCTCCTTCCCTTTGTCTTGCCcgttttcttcattttgagAATGTGGGTTGATGGAAATGAAGTTGTTTTCATCAAGGAAATCAGCAGAGAAAGAAATCCGGGGACTTGAAGTTGGCTCGATAGTTCTAGAGGTTGCCTGAACAGCTTCCGGGGCCATTCTTTGGATTCAGGAAATCAATGgacaaaatataattttttggaAATTTGGCCTGTGGGGTGTGTTCCTGTCTGAATGAGATATGCATGGGATTTGTGATTTATAAAGGGGGGGAAGATGCCTTTTAAGAGTTTCTTTGCTGtaaacttttattatttatttatttctcatcacttttgttttgttaGTGTTACTTTGTTAGTAAATGGAGTGGacggtgagattataaaaacCAAGTGGTCTGGTGAAGCCGAAACAAGTGAGCTAATGTGGTGTTTAGTATATTGAAAACAGCACATGGATACTTCTCCACGAGAAGTACAGGACAAAAAGGATTTCTCCCTTTGGGTTTTGCATGCAATTCTAAACCATCATTTCCctcattcttttttctctctctttctcgagaaaaagtaaaaactaAGAAATTTCCTGTTCCATTCCTGTCCTGAAGCTGGCATCTCTCACAATTGGTGGCTGGAAAAAGAGATAccatttgttaaaaaaaaaaaaacatttacaGTTAGTCATTGGGCATGTAATTTTCTTTGCTTCCCGGGTAAACTTTGAAAAGAGTGAtgagagaaaaatatatacattcCAGGTTATTGCAGATTAAGATGACCGTTACAAGAATTTACTAgtgatagaaaaaaaaagacacgTTACCAAAAtgtgaataattaatttatgaaaacccatattaaataaaaaataaatgttttagcatttagcaataattaaaaaagacaGTTAAATTTTCAGTGAGTTGAAGATTTCGTTATGATGGTATTGGTCTTGGCTTTAAGAGGGAAAGCAAGAGCAGCGAAAGATGGAAAAAGAATTATATAGGTTATCTGCTTatcttttaagtttttaagcTTTAATGATGGTGGCAGttgattaataattaattaaattggatCAGTCAAGGGAGATAAAGCTTTGTTTGTTTGACTCTTTTCTGCCTACAGGATAATAACATGGAAGGAGTCTCCAGCATGTGATCACATGAGAGTAATTTCTACCCATGTGACAACTGAATCAACTACATATAAGGTTAGTCTTTTATTGACCAATGTACCCCTTGAATTAGCTTTGACCCTTATGGTATACCTTGTTATTTTCCCTATCGGTATAAGGGTATTTTCGGTCAtcgaaaaaaataattcaagtgGTAGATATCATGTCTGGTTCCTGAAAAGCTACCTTCAAGATTTGCACATCTCTAATTAAATCCAGACAGCTAATAATTAACataatggtaaatctttgAGTTGATTATTCTGTTCCATAATAGAGGGAGACAATAATGTCTTAAAGCTCAAACACCCTGAATAAACAACTGATACTTAACATGTGATTAGCAAACAAAAttaagattaactatttgggaTTCTTGCTGTGACTTTCTTGGTCCAGGTGGGTACTTCAATTCAAtcctttcattttcaatttgctttctttttctccccaTAACCATAAAGCTTGCAGTGGTTTACCATTCATTTCAATGTTtcctacaaaaagaaaaaaagaaggctCTTTCAGAGATATCTTCCCATTGAATTAAAAACTTTACGTTGAAATTTACGCAATGCAATCGAAGCAAGTGGGACATGTAGCAATGGAGGAGTACCCTTTTATCATGACAGCTTAATTACTGCTGTAAGAGACAAGAGGAAAAGGTCAACAGACAAGAATTTAGTACCTTGTTCACAGGCCCATCTGATATAGTTACCTTTGGGGTCATGGGGACCTTAAAAACTTTTggttgttttgggaaaatacAATTGATCCCGTACAGACTCCAAGGCAAAAGCATGGCAGGCCAATGTGGCTAAACTGTGCAAAGAGTGGGGGAccattaataattttttttttctgttaaatTAATTACTAACCATAGTCTTGTTTCATGCAAAAGCTTAGCTGGTACAGCATAAACCCTCTTGCTTGTAGATGCTGCTATTATTTTTCAGCTCTCTGTTTGATAGCTGACCAGCTGCTAGAAACAGACAGAGAGAGGACACTGTATGAGGTTTTGACTATGACCAAGTTTGATTAGCTAACTAACTCTGATCAAGATCATATATTATTATGCTTATTAATGGAAGCCTGAAGGCCTTGTCAGTCAGGCAATGAAACAGACTGGCAGAAATTGCCATCAAAAATTGCGTCAAAACCTGATCACCAACAGCGAAGATATCTAGCTTCACACTTGAGCCAAACTGTTCCATCATTTGTCacatgtttcttcttcttccttcttcattttctgGGGTTTGTGACAAGTTTCAAGGTGAAGCTAAGATTGTTTCTGTTGAGGAAATAGAATTTGACCCACTTGAAAAGGATAAGAAGCATGGCTGCATGGGGACACACCCAGCAGGCCAAGTGGCCAACACAGCAACTTGAATTGGTCCACCTCAACTGCATCATTGCCCTTTGGCCTTTCAAGTTcgaagaataaaatttgcgCTGCCTTGGCTTTGATCAACCCAGAATTTCCCTTCATCAATCAtgatctttctttttcccctgAATGGtcctacaaaaaaaatatataatgtgtgtgtatatatatatatatatatatatatatatatatatatattttaactaaCTAATCCCTTTCTATCCCAACGTGAAAAATGAACTAGGACATTGATCCTATTCATGTTTTTACCTCTTACTAGTACTCTGTCTGACTGTCTTTGACAACTTCTTGCCTGTCATCATTGTCTGTTCTTGCTTGAAGAACTAACACTTCCAGCACTTCAATAACCTAACAAATCATTCCTAATTAGACGCTGAAATTGTCTACTAAACAACTatatttcttgttttaattcaAACCAAGTGAGCATAGAAGCATTTAAATTTGGGTGCGGGGCAAACATGAAGCTAGTGCAAATAATTACTACGACTGAATATATTGTGCAGATATAATCACAAGCCAAAGACAAAATTATGTACTTAGATACAAATTTTGTGCATGTCCGCATCTGGTTCTTTTAAAATGCTAATGCACGAGTTAGGGACAACTCAAAAACATCTTTAGACAAGCAAAGATAAGACAGTCGGTAACAACTTTAGACACGGCTAAAGCTGGAGTAACATGTAGCAGCTAATTTCCATGCATTTCAATCTACTAGCCAGTTACACTTTTTGTAGGCAATTGGTAGAACTTTGGTCGAGCaccaaaattaataattcagCATAATCATAGACACCCTTGCTGCCCCATTTTCCATCAAGTCATATGCTTTATGGTCTCTACCCTCATCTTCTTTCCTTATATGAATTTTGAAGGTGAGATGAAACGTGATGAATCTCTTAAAAATTACAGAAAAATGTAACGAATCGTacaataattgaaaaaatttaaattatatgtcCTTCAACTTTCACTCATTAGAAAATtacatagaaaaaaaaatgaaagggaGATGCAGAAGCACCTCAATTTGCAGTACGGAGAAAATGTAACGAATCTTacaataattgaaaaaaaccTGCAGGGGATGGAGTCCTTTATGTTAACGTGAGATTTGTTTTTAACTGATTATCAGAAATGCAGGGTCCTATCTTTTTCAGCTGCCAACCTGCCAGAGCTTTGTAATTGTTTGGCAGTTTAACTCTGTTTCTTGCTTCTCAtatctcttgttttctttccttttctgttttttaaGCTCAACATGGAATGGTACCACTGTTTGTTTCCGTTTCCTGTGTAACAAGCTTGTTGAGTTCTTACCAGGAGTAACTAGTTCTGTGTAACAAGCTTGTTGAGTTCTTACCAGGAGTATCTAGTTCTTTTGCTTTGATAAAGGTATGTGTTCGGAACAGGTAGGCCCATGCTTTTTGTCTAAATTTCTTCAgcaatttttaaaaagtttgtGTCAAAACTATGAAAAATCTGCGCAAGATATTTTTCGGAATGGAATGCTGGTGTCTGCCCCATTGCCATCCCTACCTTGTAATCCTGAGGAATGAATCTGAATAAATGTGAAAAAGGTACAAAAGCAAAGGTGTGATGCTTGTGCTACGCCAATGGATGAGCTATCCAATAATCGTGGGTTTAGCAAGTAAATAAACTTAGCATCTAATCCTAAAGAATTTTTCCCAAAGCAACCAGTGTGTGTAAGTTGAATCCCACCAACAAAAACTCACAAGGGAAGCAATCTCTTCACTCCTTGTGCTCACTTCCACAGATGTAAAATTCCTTTGTgagtaaatataaattttttaggaGTTGGATATGTAGTGTAAGGCTCCACTTTCACTATTCCAAATCCATTACTGCCATGGTCGGTGTACCAATCTCAGATTTCAAGAAAACTCTGCTACCAGTAATCCCCACAAGAGCACTCACAATCTCTAAAATGATGAAACCTCTTTGCATCTCTTACAACAATCTCTCTTCCCACCGCTTTTGACATAAACTTGAATGCATTATGGCAGTCTCCACAAATCCTAAGGTTCTTGAAAACCCTCACTGTGGCTCCTCGAGGAAGCTTCATGAGTGCAAAAGCTACTGCAAGCTTCTCGCTGTGAGCAGACAAGACTTGTTCCTTCTGGTCAGACTCCATCTCATGTAGCACAAATTTTGTGTCTGGAACATAACctaattttctcatttccagTACCAATTGACTAAGATAATTGTAAACTGCTTGCACCTCAGGGTGCACTGCGTCATCAACCAAAAACACATGGACTTTGTTTTCAACCTCCACCCAACTACAACCAGGTTCCTTATGCACTCCTCTGTCTCTCATTAATTTCCGTGTTTTTGCCACATCATCCCACCGTCCAGCAGTAGCATACATATTAGACAAAAGCACATAGCTTCCATCATGTTGTGGCATCAGCTCAATGAGTCGTTCTGCAGCTTGAATACCCAAATCTACATTTCCATGAGTCCGgcaaccagcaagaagagccTCCCAAACTGGTGCACCTGGCTCGAAGGGCATTGATGTGAGAACATCCTTTGCTTCTAAGAACTTTCCAGCTCGACACAGCAGATCAACAAGACGGGCATAATGATCTTCACCTGGGGTTAACCTGTAAAGCCTATGCATTGAATCGAAATAATATTGCCCTTCTTTAACTAAACCTGCATGGCTACAAGCAGATAGAACTGTGAGGAAAGTAATCCGATCAGGTAATATGCCTTCCTTCAACATCTGCTCGAAAAGTTCTAATGCTTGAACACCATGTCCATGCTGGCCCAGAGCTGCAATCATGGCATTCCAAGACACTGAATCCACACAGGGCATAGTATGGAACAGTACACTGGCAGCCTCCACAGCACCACATCTTGCATACATTGTAATCAGTGCATTTCCAGCTGAGAGGCTTGAATCAAAGCCCAGACGGACAAGTTGAGCATGGAGTTGGCGTCCATGCTTTAGTGCTCCTAGCATGGCACAAGAAGTGATTGCTCCTGCAAATGAATAATCACATGGCTCAAAACCCTCTGATTTCATCTGGTTAAACAGCTTCAAACCCTCTTCTCCAAACCCATTTTGTGCTAATCCTGATATCATTACAATCCATGTTAAAAGATTCCTCTCTGGCATCTCCCTAAAAAATGACATACCTTCATCAATACGGCCTGCATTCACATAGCCTGATAAGATTGCATTCCACGAAACAAGGTCCCTTACTGGCATGTTATTAAAAACCTCACGTGCCCAATCAACTTTATCACATTTCCAATACAATGTAACCAATGCATTATTCACTGGTAATGAAAAATCAGGCGTAGGCTTACCCTCTGTCCTTAAAACATAAGCATGCACCTGCTGCCCAAGCTGAAACAATCCAGCATGAGCACAACCACTAATAATACTAGTATACGTAAATTCATCCATTTTAATTCCCATAAAATACATCTTCCTAAACATATCTAAAGCTTCTTCATAACGTCCGTGATGCACATACCCTGAAATCATTGCATTCCAAGCTACTGCCAACTTTTCGTTCATCCCATCAACCAACTCCCTAGCTGCATCAAGTTCATCATTCTTTACATACCCTGTAACCATCGTTGTCCACGACAACTCATCTTTCTCACTCATCTCATCAAACAACTTCCTAGCTTCAAACATCAATGTACAGTTAACATAAACAGAAACAAGTGCATTCAGAACCGAAGTAACGAACACCGTCCCTGACTTGAAAACTGTGCAATGCATTTGCTTACACTGCATTTCTCTATCAACAACAAGCGCCAATCCACCCAAAACACTCGTGAAAGTAAAATTATCGGGTCTAAATTCATCCCGTAACATCTGACGAAAGAGTTTGATGCAAGCATGGCCATCTTCGTTACGTGAAAACCCCGTGATCATCGCGTTGTAAAAAACACTGTCGCGGATACTCAAAGGGGTTTCTTCAAACATTTCCCGCGCT is drawn from Theobroma cacao cultivar B97-61/B2 chromosome 4, Criollo_cocoa_genome_V2, whole genome shotgun sequence and contains these coding sequences:
- the LOC18602944 gene encoding pentatricopeptide repeat-containing protein At1g25360 isoform X1, which translates into the protein MTRPELIRAVANRYASQLQLCYPQTPASFSLAKAIHSRMIASGFHPRGHILNRLIDVYCKSSRIDYARNLFDKIPAPDIVSRTSLVLAYSTSGNIKKAREMFEETPLSIRDSVFYNAMITGFSRNEDGHACIKLFRQMLRDEFRPDNFTFTSVLGGLALVVDREMQCKQMHCTVFKSGTVFVTSVLNALVSVYVNCTLMFEARKLFDEMSEKDELSWTTMVTGYVKNDELDAARELVDGMNEKLAVAWNAMISGYVHHGRYEEALDMFRKMYFMGIKMDEFTYTSIISGCAHAGLFQLGQQVHAYVLRTEGKPTPDFSLPVNNALVTLYWKCDKVDWAREVFNNMPVRDLVSWNAILSGYVNAGRIDEGMSFFREMPERNLLTWIVMISGLAQNGFGEEGLKLFNQMKSEGFEPCDYSFAGAITSCAMLGALKHGRQLHAQLVRLGFDSSLSAGNALITMYARCGAVEAASVLFHTMPCVDSVSWNAMIAALGQHGHGVQALELFEQMLKEGILPDRITFLTVLSACSHAGLVKEGQYYFDSMHRLYRLTPGEDHYARLVDLLCRAGKFLEAKDVLTSMPFEPGAPVWEALLAGCRTHGNVDLGIQAAERLIELMPQHDGSYVLLSNMYATAGRWDDVAKTRKLMRDRGVHKEPGCSWVEVENKVHVFLVDDAVHPEVQAVYNYLSQLVLEMRKLGYVPDTKFVLHEMESDQKEQVLSAHSEKLAVAFALMKLPRGATVRVFKNLRICGDCHNAFKFMSKAVGREIVVRDAKRFHHFRDCECSCGDYW
- the LOC18602944 gene encoding pentatricopeptide repeat-containing protein At1g25360 isoform X2, whose amino-acid sequence is MTRPELIRAVANRYASQLQLCYPQTPASFSLAKAIHSRMIASGFHPRGHILNRLIDVYCKSSRIDYARNLFDKIPAPDIVSRTSLVLAYSTSGNIKKAREMFEETPLSIRDSVFYNAMITGFSRNEDGHACIKLFRQMLRDEFRPDNFTFTSVLGGLALVVDREMQCKQMHCTVFKSGTVFVTSVLNALVSVYVNCTLMFEARKLFDEMSEKDELSWTTMVTGYVKNDELDAARELVDGMNEKLAVAWNAMISGYVHHGRYEEALDMFRKMYFMGIKMDEFTYTSIISGCAHAGLFQLGQQVHAYVLRTEGKPTPDFSLPVNNALVTLYWKCDKVDWAREVFNNMPVRDLVSWNAILSGYVNAGRIDEGAITSCAMLGALKHGRQLHAQLVRLGFDSSLSAGNALITMYARCGAVEAASVLFHTMPCVDSVSWNAMIAALGQHGHGVQALELFEQMLKEGILPDRITFLTVLSACSHAGLVKEGQYYFDSMHRLYRLTPGEDHYARLVDLLCRAGKFLEAKDVLTSMPFEPGAPVWEALLAGCRTHGNVDLGIQAAERLIELMPQHDGSYVLLSNMYATAGRWDDVAKTRKLMRDRGVHKEPGCSWVEVENKVHVFLVDDAVHPEVQAVYNYLSQLVLEMRKLGYVPDTKFVLHEMESDQKEQVLSAHSEKLAVAFALMKLPRGATVRVFKNLRICGDCHNAFKFMSKAVGREIVVRDAKRFHHFRDCECSCGDYW
- the LOC18602943 gene encoding uncharacterized protein LOC18602943 — its product is MAPEAVQATSRTIEPTSSPRISFSADFLDENNFISINPHSQNEENGQDKGKEAKEWEKDKARAAEFEFLSSNVSSHAMLTADELFFEGKLLPFWQMQHSEKLNKISLKTKASEEEGEEEVNKEESRVSWFVDDDPSPRPPKCTVLWKELLRLKKQRASSLSPSSSSSSTSSSSSSLADIATAEEGKEGSGNRDKHVKRIKKGLERTRSASIRIRPMINVPICTQVKSSALPPLFPLKKGRLER